Within Thamnophis elegans isolate rThaEle1 chromosome 11, rThaEle1.pri, whole genome shotgun sequence, the genomic segment cacacagagaatgacaagagagacagagagagggagggggggagatagaggtaaagagccacacagagagtgagagacaaacagatacagggagagggagggggagagggagggagtgtttatgcacagaaggaagatttaaaacttcggagtgaatccgggaagagggaagagatggaggactgacttttcactccgatttctgagcccccagctgttagtgacggagaaggacgaaggaagagattgcatttttgttaggctgaaagagctgtggcgttttaaagaagtcccgttctttttatttaagcacgaaaggaaaaatctccaaaaagcccggggcttgcaaagcatcacggtctcagagaatgcaaatgaaggtgcttatctccctgcccggctcggagtcatgctgagtcctattcagagggcggagggacgctgtgcttttttttgtttgtttgtttatgttctcacaaccatgcaaaggtgggttttgtgctacaaggatctttctttctttctttccctgtctgcggttccttgcagttgcttcggtttaaagcaccgtttctcattctttgcaaaactggggcaggactgcctctccttgcagcaggctcggttgcaaaatgtttccctgatttggtttataagttcgcagcaaggcaatccaacaaataggaaagttttaataagattttctgactttatttggtctctgctgccacccccaaccccaacccctcccaaggagagagtgggaaggagaggaaggaaggagggagggggaaggaaaagaagggaggggggagaagatggaaggagaaaagatggaaagaaggaggaagatggaagaagaaaggaagaaaaagaagaagggagggagaaaagagggaaggaagtgggaagaaaaggggaagagagggaacgagcagaaagacgaggaggatgaagttgataggcaagaggaaggaggaaggaaggaagaaagaaaaagggagggagagaggaaagaagaaaagatggaactagaaaggaaagaagggagggaggaaagaggaagacagggaaagagcagaaagacaaaggtgaaggtagataggcagaaggaaggaagaaataggaaggagggaaggtgaaaggatggaaggaggaaggaacagaagcgaagaggaagagagaaatggaaagagcagaaagacagaaaagatagataggtaaaagaaaggaagttgaaagaatggaaggaggaaggaagagaaaaggaggaagggagtgagtgaggaaagaagagaggatggaaggagaaaggaaggaagagaagaaagtttgccttttaagaggagttaatgttataattcatgttctaatgttataaattttaatccaacattaagttccgagcttccaagtcatttatttttaatgaaaaaaatttttactcaaatttttgtgttaaaatggggggtgcgtgttatacgccggtgcgtgttatacgccgataaatacggtagtttgagcaataatcatcatcatcatagcaaTAATATTCATAAGTAGTAGTCATAGAACAACAGTATTTTCTCATCATAATATTAATGCTTATTAATTATTGAtactaattaatattaataaaatatatatcgtAATGCCATCATAGTAAAGTTGATCCTTCTCTTATAATTTTAAACATTCTAACTTCGGTTTCTATTagttaaccattgataaaacgaatgccatatttcaaaatattccgtgttttccttctctttaattaaatgttaatctatccatttctgcacattctagtttttttttaaattatcttctcTTCTGTAGGGATCTCcgcacttttccaatgttgtggaAATGCAATTCTAACCACAGTTAACACGtgtagtattatttatttatttatttatttatttatttatttataaaatttatatgccgcccaatcccgaaggactccgggcgtcttacaaaaaaagagaaaaaaattagatACATAGTCccttattatatttttctggtgTGATACCCAAcacaaatatttctggttttcaaTCTATATgttcctttatcattttttctatcCAATTATGTATcttttcccaatatatttttgCCTTTGGGCAtgcccaccacatatggtagtatgaacCCAGAATCtgattacacttccaacatttagcagaCATATCTTTAAACATAGCTAATCTTGCTGGTGGGAAGAAGGGCCACaaaatgtaaaacattttgtatatattttctttatatgcagtagacattgttaatttataatttctatccGACAGCTTTTGGCATTTCTCCAATTCTATAGAATAACCAAAGTTTCTAGCTCGCACTATCATTGTTTCCTTTACTTGCTCTTCTTCCATTCTAATATTCAGTAGATAGttgtaaatttttaaaattagtttctcATCAGTTCCTGTTAGGATTTGGTCCAATTCTCTTGGTTCTTTATAAaaatcatatgttttagcatcttTTTCACATCTTAATTGTATTTGTATATGCGGCCACCATGCTAAATCTATCCCTTAATAATTTTTGCCCATACTAAAAACAGagcatttttaatatagtgtccTTGGAAatatttgtgtattttattttacccATACCATAGAAAGGCGTGCCACCCCAGTTGCAAATCATGTCCTTCCAAAGTTAATAATTGTCTATTTTTCGAAGTTATCCATTTTTTTAGCCTGGTAGTGCAGATGCCTGATAATATAACTCCCAGTCTGCCAACCCAAAGCCTCCTCTATTATTAGAGTCTTGGAACAAGACTTATTCTTGCTTTGTTACCTTGCCAGATAAATTTTGTTAGTACTCTAATTCCTCGAAGCATTTCTTTTCCAGCTTTATTGGAATTGTTTGGAAGAGGTACCTTGCCAGATAAATTTTGATAGTACTCTCCTTTTATTGCTGATCACTCCCAGCGTAACCGACATTTTGAGTGAGTGAGCTCTCATGACCAAATTATGATGGTCTCTGTTTGTTGATCTTGGCTTCAAGTGATATTTTTGGTGAGGTTCAGTCTGGGACTTctttgtttgttatttttgcaGTCCATAATAGTCACTTCcaaccaggggtgagttcctgctagatctaagctcttctatagaagaggttccacaaatctacagtgccgtttagaaccggttccagctccctcctccctgcccgtctgcacatcatcaagatgaagagcgagaggaggaattctgggagttgaagtccacaagtcttaaagctgtcaagtttgaacacccctggggatttttttttctaaaggcttagggctgcaagggtcttgtaacttgacagctttaagacttgtgtgcttcagtgccagagttcctgagccaacatgactggaggaggaattctgggagttgaagtccacaagtcttaaagctgtcaagtttgaacacccctggggattttttttctaaagggttaggggtgcgagggtgttgtaacttgacagctttaagacttgcatacttcaatgccagagttcctgagccaacatgactggaggaggaattctgggagttgaagtccacaagtcttaaagctgtcaagcttgaacacgcctggggttttttttctaaagggttaggggtgcaagggtcttttaccttgacagctttaagacttgtgtgcttcaaattccagagtttctgagccaacattttggctgctaagcaagagcgttgttaagtgagtttcaccacgttttacaagttggccacgcccactcagtcacatggctggcaagccactcccacccgctcacatgggaggcaagccactcctacctgctCAGAtacctggcaagccactcccacaaagcaggccacgcctacagaagaggttctaaaattttttgaaacccaccactgcttccaacaccacagttcaaaggcatcCAACCTTCTTCTACCTGCTTTTTTTAGAGTCCAGGTTTTGCAGTCATTAGATAGTATAAGTAGGAGATAAATAATGGATTTGAAATGGAAATACAGATTAGCCTAGTAGGACTAAGACTCTGTTTAGCAAATCCCCTGAAAGCAGTTGTCCACTTTAACAATTAATTACAAAGGGTCATCTATTTATTGAGTTGttgctcctctttctcccccctcttcctcagaCAGTTATACCTCAAGCAGCTGGATGATGATTTTACAGCCTTCTGCGCAAGACCAGGCAATACAGAGTGGCAGCCGGTTGGCTTGTGTGGTTCACGGAGCTTCCAACTGGATCCAGATATCCTGGGATGCCTCTCATGTTCTCCAAGGTGGACAGACTCTTTTAATGAAAAATCATAGTGGTTCCTTAACATTTGTCAGCATCATTTACATCCCTAAAAAAGTTTCCATCAGTGGGGAGGAATTTATCTGCAAAGCCAGATTCAATTCGTCTGGTATGTCCATGAAACTGAGCACCACGCTGTATGCAGGTAAATTATTTTCTATTAAATAATTAAGTGTTCTGACTTCCTCCTCCGTCCAGTCATGACTGCCGAGACAagtttaactggaatgtactttaatagcaagacaccgaaacctcggtggctgaaagccaagcagaacaaacagataaggaccttggcagcaactcagacaaactcaggcagcaataaacacagataaggcttggcagcaatccagcctgccaagctcccagtaatgtcctctgacattcaatcctgtgttgacttctgcaaagagggccatgtgcacaagtagctttttatagtctggagaggagcctaatgaccaccagctgagtacaatcacctcctgtaattgcgtaattgttcctgacacctagtacctcttcgatggcgtgcatccaggaacaactcactactggcgtctggCTCacgctcccttgtctcctccccactggtccaaggctcagatgcctcctggtggccaaccagcctctctgcgccctgttcggagtcggaaccctgtccagggtccttcacctcctccagagccgattcatagggcccctcgctgtcagagtctggtggcagctccaacggctcctcctgggccacaacacttaagtATTTCAGTGAGTCAGCTTTCTAAAGATGTGAACACTATATATTGTCTGGAATACTCCTTGATTGCCAATCTGACCATTAAAAAGGTCACAAGACAAATCAGAACTTTGTAAAACAATTTATTTGCATGCGCAATGTTGAAGTAGTTGAAAGTAATCAGCAGAGAAGGATcccctttccattccatttctccaAATTTGTAAAAAGAGGAGCAAGATAGAACTGATTTGAGTTTATTAAGCAGCCGCGACTAAACcgatttcctttctctctccctacttccCACAGAGACAAGGACTTTCCATACAAATGACCGTCAACATTATGCAATTCCTTTGTCTGTCGTAGGAATACTGGCATTTCTGCTGCTAATTGTGATCTGGCTTTGGATTCGAGGCTGTCCTTCTAGGCTTGGTAACATCAGGAAAATATATCCTATTTCATTGTGACATTTTGGATTGCAACATAGGAATATTCATATGCTAAGGCTTAATATGACAGCTAAGGTGGCTAGAGTACAAGTTAATCCTTCTGGGATCCAGTTTTAGCTAtgggaataaaataaaagtcaAGATGATACCTATCACCACTCAAAGGCCTCCTCCTCTTTATGTGCTCTGTGCAACCACCATTGAGCCtttctggatgcagtatttcctTGCTGTTCAATTGATTGAAATAATGATTAAgatcgtccccccccccccagggatctTCAGAACAATGTGCAAAGAAAGCAAATTCAGCATAAAATCACAATAGGATTAAAAACACGCAAGGAAAGACTGACATTTTTTGTATGACATTCAGCTTATGCCCCTCAGAACTAACTTCCAGTCGGGCAGAAAAAGCACCCAGCCTGTCTTCTAGCTTCTTAGGGTGTAAGGTAAGGCAATAGAGCTTCTGATGTAATAAAGAATTGGTGGCCTATCCATTGGCAAGAAGGCATTGCTTTTCCATAATCTTTCATAGGCCAAAGTGGCCTTGGAACCTTGGAAATTCTTTGACAAAATCTAGTAAGATAATTATGTGTGATATATGATCTTAGTAGGAGATTCagaacaatatatttttatagtACTTTTTTAAATGGGCAGAGACGAAGACATTTTGAGagaggacatggagttccaagaagaactaaataggttgcctctccacagtagggacagaatcaaacaggctgtgtgggaatgggcaagatatctaaatgacctgatctccccaaaacaaagaatagctttcttcagagctgaggtggcgcagtggttaaatgcagcactgcaggctacttcagctgactgcagttctgcagttcggctgttcaaatctcaccgactcagggttgacttagccttccatccttccgaggtgggtaaattgaggacccggattgttgttgggggcaatatgctgactttgtaaaccgcttagagagggctgaaagccctatgaagcggtatataagtctaactgctattgctattgctatttaacattcttccttcagcactcctccagggcaggcaTAAGAAAACACCTATAGCAGAAGGGGTTTGTATAGGTggcaaaggagaagtggaagataattcacatgttctgttacactgcgagctatacagagcttgtaggtctgcacatattctccccttattagagagattgccagggagggcagacaatttttatctaggcttcctcctccaggacactaacccggttaccacgtatgcagtggcaaagttctgtgctgctgcaatgtccataaggaaaaaaattagctacagaagtatagttgtcatcttgtaccaattatctggacatccctctaacaatctttggaccattatgttattatccacctttaatgtcaatactttttaattatattttaatgttagtattttttaatatagtgtaaaaagtaatgtgtattgctggtctttgaccgtaataaagattttacttactgagagaggagggagggaaagggagggggaggagagagagacagagacagagagagaagcagcagcagcgggAGGTAACGCTAATTCTTTCATGGTATCATTCATCTGTCTCTTTTGCAGTTCAATCCCAAGATTTACAATTAtgattttgtttattgatttGCTTTGATTTATATATATCAAATATCTCTGAACATAAACACAAGAACCTTCAAGAGCCCAAGGCATCAAGAGAAAAGTCCAGctgtaatttaaaataaaagagaaaaaaagcaaagaaaatgacatttctgtctttttttttaaaaaaatgtttttctttttgcccATAAGGTTTCCAGCCCACGGACTCAGTGCCACCAGCTTTAGAGACACCAGAGGTATATTTGCTTGCTACTTTCCCCGTTTTGGACAATATTTCAAGTTTTGCTGTTGCTTTTCCTAATGCTTATTGGTAATCCCGTAGAACGAGTCATATGTCTGATATCTTCTAATGCAGGGGAGATTCAGAAAAGGAATATCCTTTTTTGGGTGGGTCAAGAAGATTTAAGAAATATCTAATAAATAAGTCAAGAATTCTGCAGACTGGGTTCCTTATTTTTGGCtgtgagaaagaaggaaatatgcaGTCTTCTTGTAAGATGGCACTCCAATTCATATACTCCTTTATATGTCTTATATACCTATAACAGCATACTTAATACacctgtgttctgacccccctcgtcccacaccaacacacactctgagccaaaggtaagttacggcatttaattcacagacagacaggtccttggtagcaaaccggcacagacaagcttgggcagcaatccagcacagataagctgtggcagcaatccagcctgccaagctcaccataatgttctccgacattagttcctgcgttgacttctgcaagaggggtgtatgcacaagcagtccttttatagtctggagaggagcctaatgaccaccagctgagtgcaattacctcctgtaactgcgcaactgttccttatgcctattagctcttcggtgctgggcatccaggaacaactcactgctggtgtccggctcactcgcccttgtctcctccccagtggtccaaggctcaggcgcctcctggtggccaaccagcctctctgcaccctgctcagagtcggaaccctgtccagggtcctccacatcctccagagccgactcataggg encodes:
- the LOC116515016 gene encoding uncharacterized protein LOC116515016, which encodes MLILAMQCTKCLILFSIVYKAQNDQFLFVDVGENATIVCNFSKNITDNVPNMRWYKREETKLRLLTNNCGFSGSKSKFNCKAEGQALTLEISNAKVEDAGLYLCADASQNVYSLNFAGAFSLIVGDSYTSSSWMMILQPSAQDQAIQSGSRLACVVHGASNWIQISWDASHVLQGGQTLLMKNHSGSLTFVSIIYIPKKVSISGEEFICKARFNSSGMSMKLSTTLYAETRTFHTNDRQHYAIPLSVVGILAFLLLIVIWLWIRGCPSRLGFQPTDSVPPALETPEEDICYADLMFHSNNQEWEKTRQTS